In a genomic window of Zingiber officinale cultivar Zhangliang chromosome 9B, Zo_v1.1, whole genome shotgun sequence:
- the LOC122023382 gene encoding origin of replication complex subunit 2-like, with protein sequence MNVGVHEMTMEDEEDDFMLSRNYFLAKEIGSSSRKKSSQKHVVDINHVDEQVLRKEVFDIPMKHENEIQHLIKSYRNLYPKWLFKLRCGFGLLMYGFGSKKALLEDFVSTSLTDFRVVVINCYLPSNNLKQALITLAEVLSDQLKNERKSSTRSKSNTEHTFSFLSIEDLLSFLNVQLPQDNNYFVFVIIHNIDGPSLRDPDSQQYLAQLASCSRVRMVASIDHVNAPLLWDKKMVHTQFKWSWHHVPTFAPYKAEGNFFPLILANYGNAQTTKTALVVLQSLTPNAQSVFKILAEHQLANEKEGMPNNTLYTKCRARFLVSNQVTLNSHLTEFKDHELVKARRHSDGQDCFYIPLPAEALSKLLQELP encoded by the exons ATGAATGTTGGGGTTCATGAGATGACTAtggaggatgaagaagatgacttCATGCTGTCAAGAAATTACTTCCTTGCCAAAGAAATTGGCAGCTCTTCAAGGAAGAAATCCTCGCAAAAACACGTCGTCGACATCAATCATGTTGACGAACAG GTCCTCCGAAAAGAAGTCTTTGATATTCCAATGAAGCATGAAAACGAAATCCAACATTTAATCAAAAGTTACAGAAATTTATACCCTAAGTGGCTTTTTAAGTTAAG GTGTGGTTTTGGTTTATTAATGTATGGATTTGGTTCTAAAAAAGCCTTGCTCGAGGATTTTGTTTCAACAAGCTTAACTGATTTTAGAGTGGTCGTGATCAATTGCTATCTTCCATCAAACAATCTTAAACAA GCCCTGATAACCCTAGCTGAAGTCCTCTCGGACCAATTAAaaaatgaaaggaagagctcTACAAGAAGCAAATCGAACACTGAACATACTTTTAGTTTTCTGTCAATTGAAGATCTTCTCTCATTTCTGAATGTGCAACTTCCACAAGACAATAACTATTTTGTCTTTGTTATCATACACAACATTGATGGTCCTTCTTTGAGAGATCCTGATTCACAACAGTATCTTGCGCAATTAGCAAGCTGTTCTAGAGTCCGTATGGTTGCATCGATTGACCATGTGAATGCACCTCTTT TGTGGGACAAGAAGATGGTGCACACTCAGTTCAAGTGGTCGTGGCATCACGTCCCAACTTTTGCCCCTTACAAGGCGGAGGGCAATTTTTTCCCATTGATTTTGGCAAATTATGGCAATGCCCAAACCACGAAAACTGCTTTGGTTGTTCTACAGAGTTTGACACCCAATGCGCAGAGTGTTTTTAAAATCCTTGCCGAGCATCAGCTAGCCAATGAGAAAGAAG GCATGCCAAACAACACCTTGTACACTAAGTGCCGCGCGCGATTCCTAGTTAGCAACCAAGTAACACTGAATTCCCATCTAACAGAGTTCAAAGACCATGAGTTAGTGAAGGCGAGACGGCACTCAGATGGACAAGATTGTTTCTACATTCCTCTACCCGCTGAAGCACTCAGCAAGCTCTTGCAAGAATTGCCATAA